The following are encoded in a window of Glandiceps talaboti chromosome 5, keGlaTala1.1, whole genome shotgun sequence genomic DNA:
- the LOC144435379 gene encoding protein PERCC1-like, with amino-acid sequence MTECITQNPLYLKRFHHPHQQQMDQWSHDESEEETDIEDIEDYDESDGGEPVGDVEQNVTKQLLSFAEMVNTDIQKYFGRKKDSDDSCNIYEDRFSTGKSGRELYYADLLKIAQAGDPLSDELKPRSRAKDDDRKKKRTVVVNTDYVDLKGKSKSIGPLNELFDFAIGKHVAESRIVSTNHCKKIKRLKRELKRHDNVIPWQNRNLPKSFFKEPNSPVKKNGILHPSCNTPDFSDLMDIYNDDDFSGSGDLSSSDQEINVASVESVHDNHV; translated from the coding sequence ATGACAGAGTGTATAACACAGAATCCACTGTACTTGAAGCGGTTTCACCACCCCCATCAACAGCAGATGGATCAATGGAGCCATGATGAGAGCGAAGAGGAGACCGACATTGAAGACATTGAAGACTACGACGAGTCAGATGGCGGCGAACCGGTCGGGGACGTCGAACAGAACGTCACCAAACAACTGTTGTCGTTCGCGGAAATGGTGAATACCGATATCCAGAAATACTTTGGCCGCAAAAAGGACAGCGACGACTCGTGCAATATCTACGAGGATAGGTTTTCAACAGGTAAATCAGGACGTGAACTTTACTACGCCGATTTGCTAAAAATCGCACAGGCGGGTGACCCGTTGTCAGACGAACTGAAACCACGGTCTCGGGCCAAAGATGACGATAGAAAGAAGAAACGTACAGTCGTTGTGAACACTGATTACGTCGATTTAAAAGGGAAGTCAAAAAGCATCGGACCCCTAAACGAATTATTTGACTTTGCAATCGGGAAACATGTCGCCGAGAGTCGGATTGTTAGCACGAATCATTGCAAGAAAATCAAAAGACTTAAACGAGAGCTGAAGAGACATGACAACGTCATTCCATGGCAGAATAGGAATCTTCCGAAGAGTTTCTTCAAAGAACCAAACTCACCCGTTAAAAAGAACGGCATTCTTCACCCGTCCTGCAATACTCCTGACTTCAGTGATCTTATggatatatataatgatgacGATTTCAGCGGGAGTGGAGATCTGTCGTCGAGCGACCAAGAAATCAACGTTGCCTCCGTCGAGTCGGTTCACGACAACCACGTGTGA